In Acropora muricata isolate sample 2 chromosome 11, ASM3666990v1, whole genome shotgun sequence, one DNA window encodes the following:
- the LOC136889920 gene encoding small cysteine-rich protein 1 gives MDVRFRLCLFLVILVIVANANVIKEPEKRFHPNLWRPPRCDWPHGVCSYIRDRCAPDTPFPCGANFACPLPTNKCCCRRPYLPPWAGRR, from the exons ATGGATGTAAGGTTTCGTCTGTGCTTGTTTCTGGTTATTTTGGTGATTGTTGCAAATGCTAATGTTATAAAAGAACCAG AAAAACGCTTTCATCCAAATCTCTGGCGTCCACCGAGATGTGACTGGCCTCATGGTGTGTGCTCCTACATTCGTGATCGCTGTGCACCAGACACGCCGTTTCCTTGTGGAGCTAACTTTGCCTGTCCATTACCAACAAACAAATGTTGCTGCCG ACGACCGTACCTGCCTCCATGGGCCGGGAGGCGATGA